The DNA segment GTCGAGACGGAAGGTTTCGCCGAGATAAATGCGGCGGGCCTCCTCGTCGCTGGCCAGGAATTCGGCCGATCCCTCCTTGAGGAGGCGTCCGCTGTAGATCAGATAGGAACGGTCGGTAATGGCGAGGGTTTCGTGAACGTTGTGGTCGGTGATGAGCACGCCGATGCCGCGGGCCTTGAGCGCGATGACGATTTGTTGGATATCGTTGACGGCAATCGGATCAATACCCGCAAACGGCTCGTCGAGGAGCATGAACTTGGGATTGGTCACGAGCGAGCGGGCGATTTCGACGCGACGCCGTTCCCCGCCCGAGAGCTGGAATCCGCGACTCTTACAGACGTGAGTCAGGCGAAATTCTTCAAGCAAGCCGTTCATCCGTTCCCGACGTTCGCGACGGGTAAGCGGCATGAATTCGAGGATGCTCAATAGATTCTGTTCAACCGTCAGTTTGCGGAACACCGACGGCTCTTGAGAGAGATAGCCGATTCCGAGCCGCGCGCGGCGATACATGGGCAAACGGGTAATGGGCCGTTTCCCGAAGAGAATCCGGCCGCCGTTGGGCTTGATGATGCCGGTCACCATGTAAAAGGTGGTGGTCTTGCCCGCGCCGTTGGGTCCGAGCAGGCCCACGATCTCGCCGGTGGCCACGCGAATGGAGACGTCGTCCACCAC comes from the bacterium genome and includes:
- the lptB gene encoding LPS export ABC transporter ATP-binding protein, producing the protein MNTETVPLASSSAEPAPTAHGQTLRGENLVKYYGRRKVVDDVSIRVATGEIVGLLGPNGAGKTTTFYMVTGIIKPNGGRILFGKRPITRLPMYRRARLGIGYLSQEPSVFRKLTVEQNLLSILEFMPLTRRERRERMNGLLEEFRLTHVCKSRGFQLSGGERRRVEIARSLVTNPKFMLLDEPFAGIDPIAVNDIQQIVIALKARGIGVLITDHNVHETLAITDRSYLIYSGRLLKEGSAEFLASDEEARRIYLGETFRLDR